A window of Gambusia affinis linkage group LG03, SWU_Gaff_1.0, whole genome shotgun sequence contains these coding sequences:
- the vgll4l gene encoding vestigial like 4 like — MAVANFQYITRMSSGFKVYILEGQPHLRGEDRYRHMGNERPRAPAVFPIKRKRNYERGLTLEERRERAINRNKMVQRAGPVPAPFSNQQSPSSPQSPTPSPTSPFPPYVYYTPVSDEPLALIKKPRKDPENAREKTTASAATQIQMRPSVITCLSSVQSPSSRPEVRESHSSGDSKCNYEHVLEEHFQRSLGVNYQQAPTKELSISVSVDDHFAKALGEDKWLQIKSKSSSCSSTPPSSPSVTHSPTYSHSPNHSHKQSPLTSSHWTLN, encoded by the exons ATGGCTGTGGCTAACTTCCAGTACATTACCCGGATGAGCAGTGGCTTCAAGGTCTACATTTTAGAAG GTCAGCCTCATCTCAGAGGGGAAGACCGGTACAGACATATGGGGAACGAGCGACCTCGAGCTCCGGCTGTGTTTCCCATCAAACGCAAGCGCAACTACGAGAGAGGCCTCACGTTGGAGGAAAG GCGAGAGCGGGCAATAAACAGGAACAAGATGGTCCAGAGGGCTGGTCCAGTCCCTGCACCCTTCAGTAACCAGCAGAGTCCATCATCCCCACAGAGCCCAACGCCTAGTCCTACCAGCCCTTTCCCCCCATACGTCTACTACACACCAGTCAGCGATGAACCCCTGGCACTCATCAAAAAACCAAGGAAAGACCCTGAAAACGCAAGGGAAAAGACTACGGCCTCTGCTGCCACTCAGATCCAG ATGCGCCCATCAGTGATCACCTGTTTGTCATCAGTACAAAGCCCTTCTTCTAGACCTGAGGTCCGCGAAAGCCACTCCTCAG GAGACTCCAAATGCAATTACGAGCACGTCCTCGAGGAGCATTTCCAGAGGAGCCTTGGGGTGAATTACCAACAAGCGCCCACCAAGGAACTCTCCATCAGTGTGTCTGTGGACGACCACTTTGCCAAGGCACTGGGAGAGGACAAGTGGCTGCAGATCAAATCCAAGTcgtcctcctgctcctccacgCCTCCCAGTAGTCCCAGCGTCACCCACTCGCCCACCTACAGCCACAGTCCCAATCATTCCCACAAACAGTCGCCGCTGACATCCAGCCACTGGACCCTTAACTAA
- the slc20a1a gene encoding sodium-dependent phosphate transporter 1-A has product MDTTTLATLAAATTVALVSQSDMSDYLWLLVVGFIIAFILAFSVGANDVANSFGTAVGSGVVTLRQACILATIFETVGSVLLGAKVSETIRQGIIDVRMYNGSEHVLMAGSISAMFGSAVWQLTASFLKLPISGTHCIVGATIGFSMVARGHQGVKWMELLRIVASWFLSPVLSGIMSAILFYSVRKFILNKSNPVPNGLRALPVFYGITMGINLFSIMFTGAPLLGFDRMPWWGTLCISLGCAIITALVVWFVVCPRLKKKIERETAPAPYETPLMEKNASKPPAEQSQIPSDLHLQNPPVETQKVAFKLGGSEETDLNSDIESKDLDISNGLNGSVGHMTITDPHSGRSHTIHKDSGLYKDLLHKLHKAKVGDCIGDSDTEERPMRRNNSYTSYTMAIYGIQGDPKYRDVDTGFQRRPRVDSYSSYNSAVTTGSTVPDGNVTQEADASVAEEEDELEIDQPAVSLLFQFLQILTACFGSFAHGGNDVSNAIGPLVALWLLYESGSVVSNAPTPIWLLLYGGVGICAGLWVWGRRVIQTMGKDLTPITPSSGFSIELASAATVVVASNIGLPVSTTHCKVGSVVAVGWLRSRKSVDWRLFRNIFIAWFVTVPISGLISAAIMALFVYVIL; this is encoded by the exons ATGGATACGACTACTCTAGCAACGCTGGCTGCAGCCACCACTGTAGCTCTGGTCTCCCAGTCAGACATGTCGGACTACCTTTGGCTCTTAGTGGTCGGCTTCATCATCGCCTTCATCCTGGCGTTTTCGGTGGGAGCCAATGACGTCGCCAACTCCTTCGGCACGGCGGTGGGCTCCGGAGTGGTCACCCTGCGGCAGGCCTGCATCCTGGCCACCATCTTTGAGACGGTGGGCTCGGTGCTGTTGGGGGCAAAGGTCAGCGAGACCATCCGTCAGGGGATCATCGATGTGCGCATGTACAATGGCTCAGAGCACGTGCTCATGGCGGGATCCATAAGTGCCATGTTCG GTTCTGCCGTGTGGCAGCTGACTGCTTCGTTCCTGAAGCTCCCCATCTCTGGAACCCACTGCATTGTTGGGGCCACAATTGGCTTTTCAATGGTAGCGAGAGGCCACCAGGGGGTCAAATGGATGGAGCTACTCCGCATTG TGGCATCATGGTTCCTGTCCCCTGTTCTGTCGGGAATCATGTCGGCAATTCTCTTTTATTCCGTCCGCAAATTCATCCTGAATAAG tcTAATCCTGTACCAAATGGCCTGAGAGCCCTTCCTGTCTTCTATGGCATCACGATGGGCATCAACCTCTTCTCCATCATGTTCACTGGAGCTCCAT TGCTCGGCTTTGACAGGATGCCGTGGTGGGGCACTCTGTGCATTTCTCTGGGCTGTGCCATCATCACCGCTCTGGTTGTTTGGTTTGTTGTCTGTCCACGCCTCAAGAAGAAAATTGAAC GGGAAACAGCTCCTGCTCCCTATGAGACTCCTTTAATGGAGAAGAACGCGAgcaaacctccagcagaacaatCTCAAATCCCGTCTGACCTCCATCTGCAGAACCCTCCGGTAGAAACCCAGAAGGTGGCCTTTAAACTGGGAGGCTCAGAGGAGACTGATCTAAACAGCGACATAGAATCCAAAGATCTTGACATCTCTAACG GTCTGAATGGCTCTGTAGGCCACATGACGATCACCGATCCCCACAGTGGACGCTCCCATACCATCCACAAGGACTCTGGCCTGTACAAAGACCTGCTGCACAAGCTCCACAAGGCCAAGGTCGGGGACTGCATCGGTGACAGTGACACGGAGGAGCGACCCATGCGGAGGAACAACAGCTACACATCCTACACCATGGCTATATACGGTATCCAAGGCGATCCTAAATACAGAGACGTGGACACCGGCTTTCAGAGGAGACCTCGGGTGGACAGCTACAGCAGCTACAACTCTGCAGTGACCACTGGAAGCACGGTCCCGGACGGGAACGTGACGCAGGAAGCCGACGCAAGCGTTgctgaggaggaagacgagCTGGAGATCGACCAACCTGCAGTTTCTTTGCTTTTCCAGTTTTTGCAAATACTAACTGCATGTTTCGGCTCCTTTGCTCACGGGGGAAATGACGTCAG CAATGCTATTGGCCCACTGGTAGCCCTGTGGCTTCTCTATGAGAGCGGGTCTGTGGTGTCAAATGCTCCCACTCCCATCTGGTTGCTCCTGTACGGCGGAGTGGGAATCTGTGCTGGACTCTGGGTTTGGGGTCGGAGGGTGATCCAGACCATGGGTAAAGACCTGACCCCCATTACACCCTCAAG TGGATTCAGCATCGAGCTGGCTTCAGCTGCCACGGTCGTTGTGGCGTCTAATATTGGTCTTCCTGTCAGCACGACACATTGCAAG GTGGGATCTGTGGTGGCTGTTGGTTGGCTGCGCTCCAGGAAATCAGTTGACTGGCGTCTGTTCAGGAACATCTTCATCGCCTGGTTTGTCACAGTTCCCATCTCTGGGCTCATCAGTGCTGCCATTATGGCTCTCTTTGTATATGTTATTCTGTAA